The Pontibacter pudoricolor genome contains a region encoding:
- a CDS encoding acyl-CoA carboxylase subunit beta — protein MAGEIRESQLETLERKNAEALLGGGQDRIDAQHKKGKLTARERIHLLMDEGSFEEIGKFVMHRSKDFGLDKQYYLGDGVVTGYGTVHGRLVYVFSQDFTVLGGSLSETHAEKIVKIMELAMKNGAPVIGLNDSGGARIQEGVVSLGGYADIFYRNTLASGVIPQISAIMGPCAGGAVYSPAITDFIMMVEDTSYMFVTGPNVVKTVTHENVTSEELGGASTHSTKSGVTHFSCANEVECINHIKKLLSYIPQNCEELPPALPYESTGDETRPVLDTIVPENPNQPYDIREVIEGIIDADSFFEVHKNFGDNIVVGFARLGGRSIGIVGNQPAVLAGVLDINASTKAARFVRFCDCFNVPLLVLEDVPGFLPGTDQEWRGIITNGAKLLYAFCEATVPRITVITRKAYGGAYDVMNSKHIGADMNYAWPTAEIAVMGAQGAAEIIFKREIAEAEDPAAKLAEKVQEYKEKFATPYRAAHRGFIDEVILPSETRAKLIKAFKMLENKAVTLPRKKHGNIPL, from the coding sequence ATGGCTGGAGAAATCAGAGAGTCCCAACTGGAAACGCTGGAGCGCAAAAACGCGGAAGCATTACTTGGTGGCGGACAAGACCGAATAGATGCACAACATAAAAAAGGGAAACTAACTGCACGCGAACGTATCCATTTACTGATGGACGAAGGCTCTTTTGAGGAGATCGGCAAGTTTGTAATGCACCGCTCCAAAGACTTCGGCTTGGACAAACAATATTACCTGGGTGATGGTGTAGTTACTGGTTATGGTACAGTGCACGGTCGTTTGGTATATGTTTTCTCTCAGGATTTTACCGTGCTGGGTGGATCTCTTTCTGAAACCCATGCCGAGAAGATCGTTAAGATCATGGAGCTGGCTATGAAGAATGGTGCTCCGGTTATCGGCCTGAACGACTCTGGTGGGGCTCGTATCCAGGAAGGTGTGGTATCGTTGGGTGGTTATGCTGATATTTTCTACCGTAATACGCTGGCTTCCGGCGTTATTCCCCAGATATCTGCTATTATGGGCCCATGCGCTGGTGGCGCGGTTTACTCTCCTGCTATCACCGACTTTATTATGATGGTGGAAGACACCTCGTACATGTTCGTGACCGGGCCAAACGTGGTGAAGACAGTAACGCATGAAAACGTAACGTCTGAAGAACTGGGCGGTGCCAGTACGCACAGCACCAAAAGCGGTGTAACGCACTTCTCCTGCGCTAACGAAGTAGAGTGTATCAACCACATCAAAAAGCTATTGAGCTATATTCCGCAGAACTGCGAAGAGTTACCTCCTGCCCTGCCGTACGAGTCTACTGGTGACGAAACACGTCCTGTGCTCGATACTATAGTTCCGGAAAACCCTAACCAGCCTTATGACATTCGTGAGGTAATTGAAGGCATCATCGACGCAGATTCGTTCTTTGAAGTACACAAGAATTTTGGCGATAACATAGTTGTTGGATTCGCCCGATTGGGTGGCCGCAGCATTGGTATAGTTGGTAACCAGCCTGCTGTACTTGCCGGTGTACTGGATATTAACGCCAGCACCAAAGCTGCCCGTTTCGTTCGTTTCTGCGATTGCTTTAACGTTCCGCTCTTAGTGCTGGAAGATGTTCCGGGCTTCCTGCCGGGCACTGATCAGGAGTGGCGCGGAATTATTACCAATGGTGCCAAGTTGCTTTATGCTTTCTGCGAAGCTACTGTTCCGCGCATTACGGTTATTACCCGCAAAGCCTACGGTGGCGCTTACGATGTAATGAACTCCAAGCACATTGGCGCCGACATGAACTACGCATGGCCAACAGCTGAAATTGCTGTAATGGGTGCCCAGGGTGCTGCTGAGATCATCTTCAAACGCGAAATTGCGGAAGCCGAAGACCCTGCTGCTAAACTTGCTGAAAAAGTACAGGAATACAAAGAGAAATTTGCAACGCCATACCGTGCTGCGCACCGTGGTTTTATAGACGAAGTTATACTTCCTTCAGAGACCAGAGCCAAGCTTATAAAAGCATTTAAGATGCTGGAAAACAAGGCTGTAACATTGCCACGCAAAAAGCACGGTAATATTCCACTTTAA
- a CDS encoding M42 family metallopeptidase — translation MRQESFDFLQKYLNNSSPTGFESEGQKLWLEYIKPYIDDYFVDTYGTVVGVINPEAEYKVVIEAHADEISWFVNYITPEGYIYLKRNGGSDALIAPSKRVNIYTAKGIVKAVFGWPAIHVRKVEQDKAPTIETVFLDCGASNREEVEKMGIHVGCVATFEDEFTVMNEKFYVGRALDNRVGGFMIAEVARLIHERKHKLPFGLYIVNAVQEEIGLRGAEMIAHRINPDVAIITDVTHDTQSPMYEKKTSGDIHCGKGPVIAYGPAVQNNLRDLIINTAQEKEIPFQRSAVSRATGTDTDAFAYSNSGVASALISLALKYMHTTVETVHKDDVENVIKLIYETILKIEDKQDFRYLK, via the coding sequence ATGAGACAAGAATCTTTCGACTTCCTGCAGAAATACCTGAACAACTCCTCTCCTACTGGTTTTGAGTCGGAAGGGCAGAAACTATGGCTGGAATACATTAAACCATACATCGACGATTACTTTGTAGATACTTACGGCACCGTAGTGGGTGTTATCAATCCTGAAGCAGAGTATAAAGTAGTAATAGAAGCACATGCCGATGAGATCAGCTGGTTTGTGAACTATATAACGCCGGAAGGCTACATTTACCTGAAACGCAACGGTGGTTCTGATGCCCTGATCGCACCTTCAAAAAGAGTAAATATTTATACGGCCAAAGGTATCGTTAAAGCAGTATTCGGGTGGCCGGCCATACACGTTCGTAAAGTAGAGCAGGACAAAGCCCCAACTATAGAAACCGTGTTTTTAGACTGTGGCGCAAGCAATCGCGAGGAGGTTGAGAAGATGGGCATACACGTAGGCTGCGTAGCTACTTTCGAGGACGAGTTCACGGTAATGAACGAGAAATTCTACGTTGGGCGTGCACTGGATAACCGTGTAGGTGGTTTTATGATCGCTGAAGTGGCCCGCCTGATACATGAGCGCAAGCACAAGCTGCCTTTTGGCTTATACATTGTTAATGCCGTGCAGGAAGAGATTGGCTTACGTGGCGCTGAGATGATCGCCCACCGCATAAACCCGGATGTTGCGATCATTACCGATGTAACCCACGACACGCAGTCGCCGATGTACGAGAAAAAAACCAGCGGCGATATTCATTGCGGTAAAGGCCCGGTGATAGCGTATGGCCCGGCCGTGCAGAACAACCTGCGCGACCTGATCATCAATACGGCGCAGGAGAAAGAGATTCCGTTCCAGCGTTCAGCTGTTTCACGGGCAACCGGCACCGATACCGATGCATTTGCTTATTCTAATTCCGGGGTAGCCTCTGCTCTGATTTCGCTTGCTCTGAAGTACATGCACACAACTGTTGAAACCGTGCACAAGGATGACGTAGAAAACGTGATCAAACTGATCTACGAAACAATTCTGAAAATAGAAGACAAGCAGGATTTCCGTTACCTGAAATAG
- a CDS encoding ABC transporter substrate-binding protein, which translates to MGHQLTLPQFPQRIVSLVPSQTELLFDLGLADRIVGVTKFCIHPKEQVKDKTIVGGTKNFKFDVIEQLQPDLIIGNKEENYKEGIEQLQQKYPVWMSDIYTLEDSLEMMQLIGEITGAETIAHQLTQTIRSGFEQLYPPAKQTIETAYFIWRNPYMAVGGNNFIDNILQHCGFINAFAELERYPEISAEQLQQANPQLILLSSEPYPFKQKHISEFQELCPKATIKVVDGEMFSWYGSRLVQAPEYLQGVIEEVRNY; encoded by the coding sequence ATGGGCCACCAGCTTACGCTGCCGCAATTTCCGCAGCGTATAGTTTCATTGGTGCCATCTCAAACCGAACTGCTATTTGATTTAGGCCTGGCCGACCGTATAGTTGGCGTTACTAAATTCTGTATCCACCCGAAGGAGCAGGTAAAAGATAAAACTATAGTTGGCGGCACCAAGAATTTTAAATTCGATGTGATTGAGCAGCTCCAGCCGGATTTGATCATCGGGAATAAGGAGGAAAACTATAAAGAAGGGATAGAGCAGTTACAGCAGAAGTACCCGGTTTGGATGAGCGACATTTATACGCTGGAAGATTCGCTGGAAATGATGCAGCTGATTGGTGAAATAACAGGAGCAGAAACTATAGCACATCAGCTGACCCAAACTATAAGATCGGGATTTGAACAACTGTATCCGCCAGCGAAACAAACTATAGAAACGGCCTACTTCATTTGGCGAAACCCTTATATGGCGGTGGGTGGTAACAATTTTATAGATAACATTTTACAACATTGCGGTTTTATAAATGCCTTTGCTGAACTGGAACGTTACCCTGAGATCTCAGCAGAACAATTACAACAAGCCAATCCGCAGCTTATACTTCTTTCTTCCGAGCCTTATCCATTCAAGCAAAAACACATCTCCGAGTTTCAGGAATTATGCCCGAAGGCAACTATAAAAGTGGTAGATGGCGAGATGTTCAGTTGGTATGGCAGCAGGTTAGTGCAAGCTCCGGAGTATTTGCAGGGAGTAATTGAGGAAGTGAGGAATTATTAA
- the rhuM gene encoding Fic family protein yields MHIPNSDKPVAFYNLDVIISVGYRVNSKQGTQFRIWATNVLRKHLVEGYTLNEKRLKEQAQKYTDLKQTVKLLQNVIQRKELNSDESTGLLQVISDYTYALDILDDYDHQRLTIKGTHKKELFRITYGSAIAAIQTLKEKFGSSELFGREKDESFQSSLSTIYQTFGGQELYPSLEEKAANLLYFVVKNHSFSDGNKRIAAFLFVWFMEENGQLYDAYRHKRIADNALVALTLLIAESNPLEKDTMVKVIVNLINQQN; encoded by the coding sequence ATGCACATTCCAAATTCAGATAAACCTGTAGCTTTTTATAATCTGGACGTTATTATATCTGTAGGTTATAGAGTAAATTCCAAACAGGGTACACAATTCAGAATCTGGGCAACCAATGTGCTCCGTAAGCACTTAGTTGAAGGCTATACCCTCAACGAGAAACGCCTGAAAGAGCAGGCCCAAAAGTATACAGACCTTAAACAGACAGTAAAGCTACTGCAGAATGTAATACAGCGGAAAGAACTTAACAGTGATGAGAGCACTGGTTTACTCCAGGTTATAAGTGACTACACCTATGCGCTGGATATCTTAGATGACTATGACCACCAGCGACTTACCATTAAAGGAACACACAAGAAAGAACTTTTCAGAATTACGTATGGAAGTGCAATAGCTGCCATTCAAACACTTAAAGAAAAGTTCGGTAGTTCTGAGCTTTTTGGTCGTGAAAAAGATGAAAGCTTTCAGAGCTCTCTTAGTACAATTTACCAGACATTCGGAGGCCAGGAACTATACCCTTCTCTGGAAGAAAAGGCTGCTAACCTGTTATATTTCGTTGTTAAAAACCACTCTTTTTCAGATGGAAACAAGCGTATAGCCGCTTTTCTTTTTGTCTGGTTTATGGAAGAGAACGGCCAGCTATATGATGCTTATAGGCATAAGCGTATAGCTGATAATGCACTTGTCGCGTTAACATTACTTATTGCAGAAAGTAACCCGCTGGAAAAAGATACTATGGTAAAAGTAATTGTAAATCTAATTAATCAGCAGAATTAA